In Flavobacterium cerinum, one genomic interval encodes:
- a CDS encoding phosphatidylserine decarboxylase family protein encodes MFHKEGAKIILITTFLVAATAILAGEFISILWLQKAIQVLALIMLVLVLQFFRNPKRDVVIDDNHIIAPVDGKVVVIEEVYEPEYFKDKRLMVSIFMSPINVHVTRYAVNGIVKYSKYHPGKYLVAWHPKASEENERTTVVVENRIYGEILYRQIAGALARRIVNYAQEGMQVVQGTDAGFIKFGSRVDLYLPLGTEVNVKLNEKAVGGKTIIAKKQ; translated from the coding sequence ATGTTTCATAAAGAAGGCGCTAAAATTATTCTAATTACAACCTTTTTGGTTGCTGCCACAGCTATTTTGGCCGGTGAATTTATCAGTATCCTGTGGTTACAAAAAGCCATTCAGGTACTCGCATTAATCATGCTGGTTCTTGTTTTACAATTTTTCAGAAATCCGAAAAGAGATGTAGTAATCGATGACAATCACATTATCGCTCCGGTAGACGGAAAAGTTGTTGTTATCGAAGAAGTATACGAACCTGAATATTTCAAAGACAAACGGTTGATGGTTTCCATTTTTATGTCACCTATTAACGTGCACGTAACGCGTTATGCCGTAAACGGAATTGTAAAATACAGCAAATATCATCCCGGTAAATATCTGGTTGCATGGCATCCGAAAGCCAGTGAGGAAAACGAAAGAACTACAGTTGTTGTAGAAAATCGTATCTACGGAGAAATTCTTTACCGTCAGATTGCCGGCGCATTGGCACGAAGAATCGTAAACTATGCACAAGAAGGTATGCAGGTAGTTCAGGGAACTGATGCCGGTTTTATTAAATTTGGTTCAAGAGTAGATTTATACTTACCTTTAGGTACGGAAGTTAATGTCAAATTAAATGAGAAGGCCGTTGGCGGCAAAACGATCATTGCAAAAAAACAATAA
- the fumC gene encoding class II fumarate hydratase: MEYRIEKDTMGEVKVPAEKYWGAQTERSRNNFKIGPSGSMPKEIVEGFAYLKKAAAYANHDLGVLPVEKRDAIAAVCDEILAGKLEDEFPLVIWQTGSGTQSNMNVNEVIANRAQVLAGFKIGEGEQIIKANDDVNKSQSSNDTYPTGMHIAAYKAVVEVTIPGVEKLRDTLHAKAVEFKNVVKIGRTHLMDATPLTLGQEISGYVAQLNHGLKAVKNTLSHLSEIALGGTAVGTGLNTPDGYDVKVAEYIAKFTGHPFVTAENKFEALAAHDAIVETHGALKQLAVSLNKIANDIRMLASGPRSGIGEIFIPENEPGSSIMPGKVNPTQCEALTMVCAQVMGNDVAITIGGTQGHYELNVFKPLMAANFLQSARLLGDACISFDEHCAQGIEPNHKRIKELVDNSLMLVTALNTKIGYYKAAEIAQTAHKNGTTLKEEAVRLGYVSPEDFDAWVKPEDMVGSLK; encoded by the coding sequence ATGGAATACAGAATAGAAAAAGACACCATGGGTGAAGTGAAAGTTCCGGCAGAAAAATACTGGGGAGCTCAAACAGAACGTTCAAGAAACAACTTCAAAATCGGTCCTTCCGGATCGATGCCAAAAGAAATCGTGGAAGGTTTTGCTTATCTTAAAAAAGCAGCAGCTTATGCAAATCACGATTTAGGTGTATTACCGGTAGAAAAAAGAGATGCTATCGCAGCAGTTTGTGATGAAATATTAGCCGGAAAATTAGAGGATGAATTCCCGTTGGTAATCTGGCAAACCGGTTCAGGTACGCAAAGTAACATGAACGTAAATGAAGTAATCGCGAACCGTGCTCAGGTTTTAGCCGGTTTCAAAATCGGAGAAGGGGAACAGATTATCAAAGCGAATGATGATGTAAACAAATCACAGTCTTCTAACGATACGTATCCTACAGGAATGCACATCGCTGCTTATAAAGCAGTAGTAGAAGTTACTATTCCGGGTGTAGAAAAATTAAGAGACACACTACATGCAAAAGCAGTAGAGTTTAAAAATGTGGTTAAGATCGGGCGTACACACTTAATGGATGCTACTCCGCTAACTCTTGGACAGGAAATCTCAGGATATGTTGCCCAGTTAAACCACGGATTAAAAGCCGTTAAAAACACGCTTTCTCATTTATCAGAAATCGCGTTAGGCGGAACTGCTGTCGGAACCGGATTAAATACTCCGGACGGTTATGATGTAAAAGTAGCGGAATATATCGCTAAATTCACAGGTCATCCGTTTGTAACGGCTGAAAATAAATTTGAAGCATTAGCCGCTCACGATGCTATTGTGGAAACACACGGTGCTTTAAAACAATTAGCTGTTTCTTTAAATAAAATCGCAAATGATATCCGTATGCTGGCATCTGGTCCGCGTTCCGGAATCGGAGAGATTTTTATTCCTGAAAACGAGCCGGGATCTTCGATTATGCCAGGAAAAGTAAACCCTACACAATGTGAGGCTTTAACAATGGTATGTGCTCAGGTAATGGGTAACGACGTAGCTATCACGATCGGTGGTACTCAGGGACATTACGAATTAAACGTTTTCAAACCGTTAATGGCGGCTAACTTCCTACAATCGGCTCGATTATTAGGAGACGCCTGTATTTCGTTTGACGAACATTGTGCACAGGGAATCGAACCGAATCACAAACGTATCAAAGAACTGGTTGACAATTCTCTAATGTTAGTTACGGCTTTAAATACGAAAATCGGATATTATAAAGCAGCAGAAATTGCACAAACGGCACACAAAAACGGTACTACTTTAAAAGAAGAAGCCGTTCGTTTGGGTTATGTTTCTCCTGAAGATTTCGATGCCTGGGTGAAACCGGAAGACATGGTTGGAAGTTTAAAATAA
- a CDS encoding DUF1003 domain-containing protein → MKTFISAISGKEFPAAEKVSGKTIRSSILDFILKEHPDFTRDQFLSVGELNYYREKYISNFLIKEVGEISELEKTVLHALKDKKTITTQIDDDGAHYTFGQRVADKVAEFGGSWTFIISFMLFLFAWIALNVFMLANKGFDPYPFILLNLILSCIAALQAPVIMMSQNRQEEKDRERAKSDYMINLKSELEIRMLHEKIDHLILHQEQSMLEIQKIQIDMMNDIIRRMENKK, encoded by the coding sequence ATGAAAACATTTATAAGCGCGATATCAGGGAAAGAATTTCCGGCGGCTGAAAAAGTTTCCGGTAAAACAATCCGATCTTCTATTTTGGATTTTATACTAAAAGAACATCCTGATTTTACAAGGGATCAGTTCCTGTCGGTAGGCGAATTAAACTACTATCGTGAAAAGTATATTTCTAACTTTTTAATCAAGGAAGTAGGGGAGATTTCCGAACTGGAAAAAACGGTATTACATGCTTTAAAAGATAAAAAGACAATTACTACTCAAATTGATGATGATGGTGCTCATTATACTTTCGGGCAACGCGTAGCCGATAAGGTAGCGGAATTTGGCGGTAGCTGGACTTTTATTATTTCATTTATGCTCTTCCTTTTTGCCTGGATTGCACTTAATGTTTTTATGTTGGCAAACAAAGGATTCGATCCGTATCCGTTTATTCTGTTAAACCTTATTTTATCGTGTATTGCAGCATTACAGGCGCCGGTTATTATGATGAGTCAAAACCGACAGGAAGAAAAGGATAGGGAAAGAGCTAAAAGCGACTATATGATCAATCTGAAGTCAGAATTAGAAATTCGGATGTTACACGAAAAAATAGATCATCTTATTCTGCATCAGGAACAATCGATGTTGGAAATTCAGAAAATCCAGATTGATATGATGAATGATATTATTCGCAGGATGGAAAATAAAAAATAG
- a CDS encoding acyl-CoA-binding protein: MTDQSLDTQFQEAFEKASNMTEGLPQDVMLRLYAYYKQAISGTNRPKQHQEPQDLRDAFKMNAWMQVRHLSPDEAKKLYIETVNSIINKP; encoded by the coding sequence ATGACCGATCAAAGTTTAGATACGCAATTTCAGGAAGCTTTTGAAAAAGCATCCAATATGACCGAAGGCTTACCTCAAGATGTCATGTTGCGTCTCTATGCCTATTACAAACAGGCCATATCAGGCACAAACAGACCAAAACAACATCAGGAGCCACAAGACCTGAGAGATGCTTTTAAAATGAACGCCTGGATGCAGGTCCGCCATTTATCACCTGATGAAGCCAAAAAACTATATATCGAAACCGTTAATTCAATAATCAATAAGCCATGA
- a CDS encoding pentapeptide repeat-containing protein, protein MIFEDQVFEKITTLEKGEYDHCQFINCQFGNAFLNGYSFLECEFTDCDLSMANISGSAFKDVTFTDCKLLGLHFNNCNPFLFQLTLNHCNLKLASFYSLKLKSSRFSNCILEDVDFTDADLSGISFQNCDFKKAIFDNTLLEKADFRTATNYTIDPNKNKITKAKFSYPSVLGLLDSFKIEIQ, encoded by the coding sequence ATGATATTTGAAGATCAGGTTTTTGAAAAAATAACTACTCTAGAAAAAGGAGAATACGACCATTGTCAATTTATCAATTGTCAGTTCGGAAATGCCTTTCTTAACGGTTATTCTTTTTTAGAATGTGAATTCACCGACTGTGACCTTAGTATGGCCAATATAAGCGGTAGCGCTTTTAAAGATGTTACGTTTACCGACTGTAAGTTGCTTGGCTTACATTTTAATAATTGTAACCCGTTTCTATTTCAACTAACGTTAAATCACTGCAATTTAAAACTCGCCTCTTTTTATAGTTTAAAGCTAAAAAGCTCCCGGTTTTCCAATTGCATTTTAGAGGATGTCGACTTTACAGATGCTGATTTATCAGGCATTTCATTTCAGAATTGCGATTTTAAAAAAGCCATTTTCGACAATACTTTACTTGAGAAAGCCGATTTCAGAACGGCAACAAATTATACTATCGACCCGAATAAAAACAAAATTACAAAGGCAAAATTTTCTTATCCGTCTGTTTTAGGATTACTTGACTCCTTTAAAATTGAGATTCAATAA
- a CDS encoding formimidoylglutamase, protein MEKLIRFTLNDLTKITNHRSGEIKFGERIQTVPKEMDTLEFLQASDAEFVLLGIPEDIGVRANLGRPGTASAWESTLKSIVNIQNNRFCKGSQLLILGSIDVSEQMEEVQKLDITNKEERKHFFKMVEKIDKEVSHIVCQIIKAGKTPIIIGGGHNNAYGNIKGLALAKGRAVNAINFDAHTDFRALEGRHSGNGFSYAFEEGFLKKYFIFGLHESYTSKSVLDTIKKVAEKIKYNTYEQIAVRREKTFETEMDAAKKHVATDPYGIEIDLDSLPGIASSAMTLSGFSVTELRQFIHYFGQNTNASYLHICEGAPDLDQDKNNHLVGKLIAYLITDFMKAKYNM, encoded by the coding sequence ATGGAAAAGCTTATCCGATTTACACTAAACGACTTAACGAAAATAACCAATCACCGTAGCGGTGAGATAAAATTCGGAGAAAGGATCCAAACCGTCCCTAAAGAAATGGATACGTTGGAATTTCTCCAGGCCAGTGACGCCGAATTTGTTTTACTCGGAATTCCGGAAGATATTGGAGTTCGTGCCAATCTGGGAAGACCCGGAACTGCTTCGGCATGGGAAAGCACCCTGAAAAGCATTGTAAACATCCAAAATAACCGTTTTTGCAAAGGAAGCCAATTATTAATATTAGGCAGTATCGATGTTTCCGAGCAAATGGAAGAAGTACAAAAACTGGACATTACGAATAAAGAGGAGCGTAAGCATTTCTTCAAAATGGTAGAGAAAATCGACAAAGAAGTCTCCCATATTGTTTGCCAGATTATTAAAGCCGGTAAAACGCCAATTATAATCGGAGGCGGGCATAATAATGCATACGGTAATATCAAAGGATTGGCTTTAGCTAAAGGAAGAGCGGTTAATGCCATTAATTTTGATGCGCATACCGATTTCAGAGCATTGGAAGGACGCCATAGCGGAAACGGTTTTTCTTATGCTTTTGAAGAAGGTTTCCTGAAAAAATATTTTATTTTCGGTTTACACGAAAGTTACACTTCCAAAAGTGTTCTGGATACGATCAAAAAAGTAGCCGAAAAAATAAAGTATAATACTTACGAACAAATTGCCGTCCGACGGGAAAAAACATTCGAAACCGAAATGGATGCCGCCAAAAAACATGTGGCAACCGATCCCTATGGTATTGAAATCGACCTTGATTCCTTACCCGGTATTGCCAGTAGTGCCATGACATTAAGTGGTTTTTCCGTAACCGAATTACGACAGTTTATTCATTATTTCGGACAGAATACGAATGCTTCTTATCTGCATATCTGTGAAGGAGCTCCGGATTTGGATCAGGACAAAAACAATCATTTGGTAGGCAAATTAATCGCCTATTTGATTACTGATTTTATGAAGGCGAAGTACAATATGTAA
- the hutI gene encoding imidazolonepropionase, producing the protein MKLLIKNIKELLQVRETAIAKVSGAEMAILPKIDTAFLLIENDKIVNFGPMEDCPSSEGCEVLDATGKTVLPTWCDSHTHIVYAGNREQEFVDRINGLSYEEIALRGGGILNSAKKLQETSEEEIYNQSKVRLEEVMRQGTGAVEIKSGYGLTVEAELKMLRVIKRLAQDYPVKIKATFLGAHAFPTEFKENHQGYIDLIINEMLPAIAKENLADYIDAFLETGYFSVAETERIIEAGKQYGLVSKIHVNQFTAINGIEACVKHGALSVDHLEIVTDEDIAVLKDSITMPVALPSCSYFISIPYTPARKMLEAGLPLALASDFNPGTTPSGNMNFVVATACIKMKMTPEEAINAATINGAYAMGVSDTHGSITKGKKANIIITKPLTSYYQLPYAFGSNLIDQVLIEGQFIL; encoded by the coding sequence ATGAAACTTTTAATTAAAAACATAAAAGAGCTGCTACAGGTACGGGAAACCGCGATAGCTAAAGTTTCCGGAGCAGAAATGGCCATCTTACCCAAAATCGATACTGCTTTCCTTTTAATAGAAAACGACAAAATAGTCAATTTTGGTCCGATGGAGGACTGTCCGTCTTCTGAAGGATGTGAAGTCCTCGATGCTACCGGAAAAACCGTGCTACCAACCTGGTGTGATAGTCATACTCATATCGTTTATGCCGGAAACCGCGAACAGGAATTTGTCGATCGCATTAACGGTCTGAGCTATGAAGAAATTGCGCTTCGCGGCGGCGGTATTCTTAATTCAGCAAAAAAATTACAGGAAACCTCCGAAGAGGAAATTTACAACCAGTCAAAAGTACGCCTGGAAGAAGTAATGCGCCAGGGAACCGGAGCTGTAGAAATCAAATCCGGTTACGGACTTACCGTTGAAGCCGAATTAAAGATGTTACGGGTTATAAAACGTTTGGCTCAGGATTATCCGGTAAAAATCAAAGCTACCTTTTTAGGAGCGCATGCCTTTCCGACAGAATTCAAAGAAAACCATCAGGGTTATATCGATCTGATCATTAATGAGATGTTACCGGCTATAGCCAAAGAAAATCTGGCTGATTATATTGATGCCTTTTTGGAAACCGGTTATTTTTCAGTAGCTGAAACCGAAAGGATTATCGAAGCCGGGAAACAATACGGTTTAGTTTCAAAAATACACGTAAATCAGTTTACAGCAATCAATGGTATTGAAGCCTGTGTTAAACACGGCGCTTTATCAGTAGATCATTTGGAAATTGTAACCGATGAAGATATCGCCGTTTTAAAAGACAGTATTACAATGCCGGTTGCATTACCGAGTTGTTCTTATTTTATCAGTATTCCGTATACTCCGGCCCGAAAAATGCTGGAAGCCGGATTACCGTTGGCACTAGCCTCCGATTTTAACCCGGGAACCACACCATCGGGGAATATGAATTTTGTAGTAGCTACGGCTTGTATTAAAATGAAAATGACGCCGGAAGAAGCCATTAATGCCGCTACGATAAACGGAGCTTATGCCATGGGTGTTTCCGATACACACGGAAGCATTACCAAAGGTAAAAAAGCAAATATCATTATTACAAAACCGCTTACCTCCTATTATCAGTTACCTTATGCATTTGGAAGCAATCTGATTGATCAGGTACTAATCGAAGGTCAGTTTATTTTATAA
- the corA gene encoding magnesium/cobalt transporter CorA — MRKVKYRKVRKVQPNYYEYTGVHTSEPVGMQLFVYNEKRFEEYPKVSFNKVEKELNDILQEEDVKWLNIHGLHDVELIRKVGELAGIQNFIIGDILNTQRRTKLEELDDMLFFNIKSILPGEDLDNIKVEQISFILEGNTLLSFQEKRSDFFTHIRERIRTATGIVRKKKNDYLLYLMLDAIIENFYITIESYEDRIEALMIESKTNYRQDVLIRIEKNRENLNFLKRSIVPLRDALYSLKSFQDDDQYDGIEQANYTFFARLHQKCLELLEQIDYDTNSLDSASHFYFSAQSQRMNEIMKVLTVVSVIFMPLTFIVGVYGMNFENMPELKTENGYFAVLGLMAIMAILMVTYFKRKKWF; from the coding sequence GTGAGAAAAGTCAAATACCGAAAAGTCCGTAAGGTCCAGCCCAATTATTATGAATATACCGGTGTTCATACCAGTGAACCCGTAGGAATGCAGTTGTTTGTTTATAATGAAAAGCGTTTTGAAGAGTATCCGAAAGTTTCATTTAATAAGGTTGAAAAAGAACTGAATGATATATTGCAGGAAGAGGATGTGAAATGGTTAAATATTCACGGACTACACGATGTGGAGCTGATCCGGAAGGTTGGAGAATTGGCCGGTATTCAGAACTTTATTATCGGTGATATATTGAATACCCAACGTAGAACAAAACTGGAAGAACTGGATGATATGTTGTTCTTTAACATTAAATCCATTTTGCCGGGTGAAGATCTGGACAATATCAAAGTTGAGCAAATCAGTTTTATTTTAGAAGGGAATACGTTGTTATCGTTTCAGGAAAAAAGAAGTGATTTCTTTACGCATATCCGGGAACGAATCCGTACAGCGACCGGAATTGTCAGAAAAAAGAAAAATGACTACCTGTTGTATCTGATGCTGGATGCAATTATTGAAAACTTTTATATTACGATTGAAAGTTATGAAGACAGGATAGAAGCGTTAATGATCGAATCGAAAACCAACTACCGGCAGGATGTGTTGATTCGGATTGAGAAGAATCGTGAAAATCTTAATTTCCTGAAACGATCGATTGTTCCTTTACGCGATGCTTTATACAGTCTAAAAAGCTTTCAGGATGATGATCAGTATGATGGAATCGAACAGGCGAATTATACGTTTTTTGCCCGTTTGCATCAGAAATGCCTGGAGCTTTTGGAACAAATTGATTACGATACCAATTCACTGGATAGTGCATCTCATTTTTATTTTTCGGCTCAAAGTCAGCGTATGAATGAAATTATGAAAGTGCTGACAGTTGTTTCGGTTATTTTTATGCCATTAACATTTATCGTCGGAGTATACGGTATGAATTTCGAGAATATGCCGGAACTGAAAACGGAGAACGGCTATTTTGCGGTTTTGGGACTTATGGCCATTATGGCGATATTAATGGTGACTTATTTTAAACGAAAAAAATGGTTTTAA
- a CDS encoding helix-turn-helix domain-containing protein: MTKLPLKYSSRKEEITLEFIDQVNRHIDSILEGHSDTMYEIKHIAAIMCIHPVHLSTTIKMETGKSPCYFFEKRIMDESKRLLSDSKMSIAQIAALLTFDPSNFTKFFKRFENKTPSEYRNQFTAAKTGNSIQIN; encoded by the coding sequence ATGACAAAATTACCGTTAAAATACAGTAGCCGAAAAGAAGAAATCACACTTGAGTTTATTGATCAGGTTAATCGTCATATTGACAGCATACTGGAAGGCCATAGCGATACGATGTATGAAATAAAACACATAGCTGCCATTATGTGCATTCATCCGGTACACCTCAGCACTACCATCAAAATGGAAACGGGAAAATCACCCTGCTATTTCTTTGAAAAAAGAATCATGGACGAATCCAAGCGCTTGTTATCGGATTCTAAAATGTCAATTGCACAAATTGCCGCCCTGCTAACATTTGATCCGTCAAATTTTACTAAATTTTTTAAACGATTTGAAAATAAGACACCTTCGGAATATCGCAATCAATTTACCGCTGCCAAAACAGGCAATAGCATTCAAATAAATTAA
- a CDS encoding superoxide dismutase: MKNSRILIAGFLFSTLLFSCKDKNKLEEVVEIPDPVEQTKSATPVGNPADVKADPGTFQMKGLPYAYDALAPYIDAKTVEIHYSKHHVGYANNLNKAITGTPLEKLTIEDILTKLDMENKAVRNNAGGYYNHNLYWEIMAPKAGGEPKGALADAITKTFGSFENLKTQFSDAGAKQFGSGWAWLVVDKAGNLVVGSTPNQDNPLMPNVGISGTPVLGMDVWEHAYYLNYQNKRADYITAFFNLINWDAVSKKYDEAQAKIKK, encoded by the coding sequence ATGAAAAATTCAAGAATACTTATTGCCGGTTTCCTTTTTTCAACTCTGCTTTTTTCCTGTAAAGACAAAAACAAGCTTGAAGAAGTAGTTGAAATTCCGGATCCGGTAGAACAAACGAAAAGCGCAACTCCTGTTGGCAATCCAGCGGACGTAAAAGCAGATCCCGGTACTTTCCAGATGAAAGGATTACCGTATGCTTATGATGCATTAGCTCCTTATATCGATGCCAAAACCGTTGAAATACATTATTCCAAGCATCATGTCGGTTATGCTAACAATTTAAATAAAGCCATTACCGGTACACCACTGGAAAAACTGACAATTGAAGATATCCTGACAAAACTGGATATGGAAAATAAAGCCGTTCGTAACAATGCCGGAGGTTATTACAATCACAATTTATATTGGGAAATAATGGCTCCGAAAGCAGGTGGCGAACCTAAAGGAGCATTAGCTGACGCTATTACTAAAACATTCGGTTCCTTTGAAAATTTAAAAACACAATTTTCTGATGCCGGTGCAAAACAATTCGGTTCCGGATGGGCTTGGTTAGTGGTTGATAAAGCCGGTAACCTAGTAGTAGGAAGCACTCCGAATCAGGACAACCCGCTAATGCCAAATGTTGGTATTTCCGGAACACCGGTTTTAGGTATGGATGTATGGGAACATGCTTACTACCTCAATTACCAGAACAAAAGAGCCGATTATATAACCGCTTTCTTTAATCTGATTAACTGGGACGCTGTTTCTAAAAAATATGACGAAGCACAAGCTAAGATCAAAAAATAA